In one window of Macaca thibetana thibetana isolate TM-01 chromosome 5, ASM2454274v1, whole genome shotgun sequence DNA:
- the CABS1 gene encoding calcium-binding and spermatid-specific protein 1 codes for MAEDGLPKIYSHPPTESSKTPTAATIFFGADNAIPKSETTITSEGDHVTSVNEYVLESDFSTTTDNKLTPTKEKLRSEDDMGTDFIKSTTHLQKEITSLTGTANSITRDSITENFMTVKIGNISSPVTTVSLIDFSTDIAKEDILLDTIDTGDAEILITSEVSGTLKDSSAGVADTPAFPRIKDEADMNNYNSSIKSNVPADEAIQVTDSIIPEAEIPPAPEVNFTTIPDITALEEEKITKIDLSVLEDDTGAVTTLTDSDEEKFITVFELTTSAEKDKDNQEDTLLTDEESPEGANIWMERETATEAETHSVLLTAVESRYDFVVPASIATNLVEDSSTEEELSETDRTETVPKITEPFSGTSSVLDTPDYKEDTSTTETDIFELLKEEPDEFMI; via the coding sequence ATGGCTGAAGATGGTTTGCCCAAAATTTATTCTCATCCTCCAACAGAAAGCAGTAAAACACCAACTGCGGCAACCATTTTCTTTGGGGCTGACAATGCTATTCCCAAATCAGAAACAACTATTACTTCAGAAGGAGATCACGTCACTTCAGTAAACGAATATGTGCTAGAAAGCGATTTTTCAACAACTACAGACAACAAACTGACGCCTACAAAGGAAAAACTCAGATCAGAAGATGATATGGGGACCGACTTTATTAAGTCAACAACTCACCTACAGAAAGAAATTACCTCTCTGACCGGCACTGCAAACTCCATCACAAGAGACTCTATTACTGAAAATTTCATGACCGTGAAAATTGGGAATATTTCATCACCAGTTACTACTGTTTCTTTAATAGATTTTTCCACTGACATAGCAAAAGAAGATATCCTCTTGGATACCATTGACACAGGAGATGCAGAGATCTTAATAACATCTGAAGTCTCTGGCACACTAAAGGACAGCAGTGCCGGTGTTGCTGACACTCCTGCCTTTCCACGTATAAAGGATGAAGCTGATATGAACAATTATAATTCCTCCATCAAATCCAATGTCCCTGCTGATGAGGCTATCCAGGTCACTGATTCCATTATTCCTGAGGCTGAAATCCCTCCTGCTCCTGAAGTAAACTTCACTACTATTCCAGATATAACTGCccttgaagaagagaaaataaccaaaattgaCCTAAGTGTTTTAGAAGATGACACCGGTGCTGTGACTACACTAACTGACTCTGATGAGGAAAAGTTTATCACTGTGTTTGAACTCACTACCTCTGctgaaaaagataaagataacCAGGAAGATACTCTGCTAACTGATGAAGAATCTCCCGAGGGAGCCAATATTTGGATGGAGAGAGAGACTGCAACTGAAGCAGAGACCCattctgttttgctcactgctgttGAATCCAGATATGACTTCGTTGTCCCTGCATCAATAGCTACAAACCTAGTGGAAGACTCATCTACAGAAGAAGAGTTGTCTGAAACTGATAGAACAGAGACTGTACCTAAGATCACTGAGCCATTTTCTGGAACTAGCTCTGTATTAGATACCCCAGACTATAAGGAAGACACCTCCACAACTGAGACGGATATCTTTGAACTACTGAAAGAAGAACCAGATGAGTTCATGATTTGA